One part of the Paenibacillus silvisoli genome encodes these proteins:
- a CDS encoding DUF2232 domain-containing protein produces MKTGLKSVLWSAAALILLLMIAVPVINALAAAILMVPTVILYTTLSKRAFTLHMAAVYGIGVAIMGLPVLLVGLFFLVPSIVMGHFYRKGVPARKVLTATILTVLGQLLLELVLFDLMFDFSLLREIREVVTKTVDRLSEQGLMPSGWTATVTESYIQSLIHSIPMALITASFVLTVITHALAAPALRRSGLAIPRLQAAREWKLPRIFVFYYLVVLIADMATPDTGSSFMNVALLNLVPLMKLAFSIQAMGFFFFLAHERKWNKAIPVLLSILVAIFQPLSLIGVIDAAFPIRKAFKKS; encoded by the coding sequence TTGAAAACCGGCTTAAAATCAGTACTTTGGAGTGCCGCAGCGCTCATTCTGCTGCTCATGATCGCGGTTCCGGTCATAAACGCGCTCGCTGCCGCCATATTAATGGTGCCAACGGTCATTCTGTACACGACCTTATCCAAACGGGCGTTTACGCTGCATATGGCAGCCGTTTATGGCATTGGCGTCGCCATCATGGGATTGCCCGTGCTGCTCGTCGGACTCTTCTTCTTGGTTCCGTCGATCGTCATGGGGCATTTTTACCGGAAGGGGGTACCGGCTCGAAAAGTACTGACGGCTACGATATTGACGGTGCTTGGCCAGCTGCTGCTGGAGCTCGTGCTCTTCGACCTTATGTTCGATTTCTCCTTGCTGCGAGAAATCCGCGAAGTCGTCACGAAAACCGTCGATCGCTTAAGCGAACAAGGACTTATGCCGAGCGGATGGACGGCTACCGTAACGGAATCGTACATTCAAAGCTTGATCCATTCCATTCCGATGGCGCTTATTACCGCATCATTCGTGCTGACCGTCATTACGCACGCATTGGCAGCTCCGGCGCTGCGCCGAAGCGGACTCGCGATTCCTCGCTTGCAGGCGGCGCGCGAGTGGAAACTGCCGCGGATCTTCGTGTTTTACTATTTGGTCGTACTCATCGCGGACATGGCGACGCCGGACACCGGCTCCTCGTTTATGAACGTCGCGCTGCTGAACCTGGTTCCTCTGATGAAGCTGGCCTTTTCCATACAGGCGATGGGCTTCTTCTTCTTCCTTGCGCATGAACGCAAATGGAACAAAGCGATACCTGTCCTTCTTTCGATACTCGTCGCGATTTTCCAGCCGCTCAGCTTGATTGGGGTTATCGACGCGGCTTTCCCAATCCGAAAAGCGTTCAAGAAATCGTGA